One Rossellomorea aquimaris DNA window includes the following coding sequences:
- a CDS encoding alpha/beta hydrolase produces the protein MKRYFIQHRNLDIHITEWGATTKPVIFCLHGLGSTSLSFMEVAEELKEDFRIISIDAPGHGKTPPFDKGEDYEMVKMAGWINEVIELLEIDSFYFLSHSWGSFVALYYAASYPYRVRDSILIDGGYQGKRHSNQTAEEEVDFYNHDFEQVWESWEDFLALVKSETLNWSTLKMEAAKDLCLYKDNRYYWHARGSTAGHIIRAMHKDEAEDIYHKLDCSILLLKATLPHSMEESRNNTAAIFKEKTRGEVKSIPETTHLLHWDRPETVVREIRNRWK, from the coding sequence TTGAAACGTTATTTTATTCAGCATCGGAACCTGGACATTCATATTACAGAATGGGGAGCCACTACGAAACCCGTAATCTTTTGCCTGCATGGACTTGGAAGTACCAGTCTCAGTTTTATGGAAGTGGCAGAGGAATTAAAAGAGGACTTCAGGATCATTTCAATTGATGCACCTGGCCATGGTAAAACCCCTCCTTTTGATAAAGGTGAAGACTATGAAATGGTCAAGATGGCAGGTTGGATAAATGAAGTAATTGAACTTCTTGAAATAGATTCTTTTTACTTTTTATCTCATTCATGGGGAAGTTTTGTCGCCCTTTACTATGCTGCAAGTTACCCTTATCGGGTCCGCGATAGTATATTAATAGATGGAGGCTACCAGGGGAAACGACATTCGAACCAAACCGCAGAAGAGGAAGTTGATTTCTATAACCACGACTTTGAACAGGTTTGGGAATCATGGGAAGACTTCCTGGCCCTAGTCAAAAGTGAAACATTAAACTGGAGCACCTTAAAGATGGAGGCTGCGAAAGATCTTTGTCTCTATAAAGATAACCGATATTATTGGCATGCACGTGGTAGTACTGCCGGTCACATCATAAGGGCCATGCACAAGGATGAAGCAGAGGATATTTATCACAAGCTGGACTGTTCGATTCTATTATTAAAAGCAACCCTTCCCCATAGCATGGAGGAAAGCCGAAATAATACCGCGGCCATTTTCAAGGAAAAAACCAGGGGTGAAGTAAAGTCGATTCCCGAAACCACTCATCTACTGCATTGGGACCGTCCTGAGACTGTAGTGAGGGAAATCAGGAACCGCTGGAAATAG
- a CDS encoding S8 family serine peptidase produces the protein MNPHSIARRSAVIALSTGLLLSPVNTLTTPTVSATDLKAEDILASLTEEQRLALKQLELNKLKGLQGFNESELNSEEEITVIVEFHSKPTEVAVLEAAVEGKKLKKEEAKAKVDNEHKVFLEDVEKHLSNLNKKEKKALPTITQTYKTAYNGAAIKLPANQVEQLLHSKAVKAVYKNQTFTVDPVKKMALPTDIDRNITTSVESLPYLKVDKLHQEGITGEGIKVGVLDTGVDYDHPDLKDAYKGGYDFVDNDNDPMEATYEDWKDSSQPELSQVGSTYYTSHGTHVSGTIVGQNKNDSEVSVEGVAPDADLYAYRVLGPYGSGSSEGVIAGIEKSVVDEMDVINLSLGASINNPYYPTSTALNYAVLNGVTAVVSAGNSGSNDFTLGSPGTAALALTVGASDVPASQTTFTGELSDGWSTDIISMARGFAHQFASLEDKSFELVDVGLGNIQDYENKDVYGKIAFVQRGQFALNDKVKFAKENGAEAVIMYNNVEGHVGYNLGESTHFIPAFSMTKKAGEELKDAIENGENTFTFSNFEESFSEGDKLADFSSRGPVNKNYDMKPEIVAPGVSVLSTFPSYMVNPKNPEDYKYAYARLNGTSMASPFAAGVAALLLGENHDLEPSDIKTILMNSADPLNEDYSVFEVGAGRIDPYQALHSQTKIQVNDETLLPNGENLITVKEQTGGLSFDNQIVSEGSHIRVKKTLEFTNESSKIKTYNVEILENVQEGTNSLKENGVQVNVDKSIKVNAGKSKKSNVFLTMPKTAKKGIYEGYLVISNSNDSSESYRVPFSVKKSEEGFNSLDLLTPAITPSHYNHAYDQYRTTTALVLFNLSSPADTLDVILQDGKSGEELGLIGTLNLNGAEDNRDYFLQAFNGYYYKFTGNKKDPVASETSIAQPGHYKLKFVSTLPSGKQRIIMHDLFIDIEAPEVKSSLDSESPFIEYKPGQQTVPFEMEVTDPNVEAMQNAGLDIDQSSNFAVYTYGAPFPNGPIYMDENGKWNEEVEMNENTKSLSFNLIGYDAAGNQAKWKEYFFVKEGTPVTYAKHNVETARSGDILTASLVLDNLDGVKEATWSFDNSGIQHVYLIEAALTNEVRDYASIEVDGNQVKVKFNENKAFDQTEVVDVKVKVQDELFYPIGYIKPAAKIINENNEEQTLLSAGNRYNLKPGFNRVQGNLIPEGYLVESGGFAGYRDWAKVGASIKVTNPSGYELDASDLFNGNARFEIEPLPLSNDAYTFEVNVPGHFITKYDKAFGFEYKGTLYGKSETIGISLVGGDVNQDHVIDIHDAIAIQKAWGTDDRAADINFDTVVNEKDLSFVEKNYLQQNEDETNPPAPTDSWNGKTLESIKKELGL, from the coding sequence ATGAATCCACACTCAATCGCGAGACGATCGGCAGTGATTGCCCTTTCCACGGGTTTACTGTTATCCCCGGTCAATACCCTGACCACACCCACCGTTTCGGCAACGGACTTGAAAGCAGAAGATATATTAGCATCTTTAACAGAAGAGCAAAGACTTGCTTTGAAACAGTTGGAGTTAAACAAGCTGAAAGGTCTTCAAGGCTTCAATGAAAGCGAGTTGAATTCTGAAGAAGAAATCACAGTCATTGTTGAATTTCACTCAAAACCAACTGAGGTAGCCGTGTTGGAAGCTGCTGTAGAAGGGAAAAAGTTAAAGAAAGAAGAGGCTAAAGCGAAAGTCGACAACGAGCACAAAGTCTTTTTAGAAGATGTAGAAAAGCACCTATCAAATCTAAACAAAAAAGAAAAAAAAGCATTGCCAACAATCACACAAACATATAAAACGGCCTATAATGGTGCGGCTATAAAGTTACCAGCCAATCAGGTGGAACAGCTCCTTCACTCAAAAGCGGTCAAAGCAGTGTACAAAAACCAAACATTTACGGTAGATCCCGTTAAAAAAATGGCATTGCCGACAGATATTGACCGTAACATCACCACATCGGTAGAGAGCTTGCCTTATTTAAAAGTAGACAAATTACATCAAGAAGGGATAACAGGGGAAGGAATCAAAGTCGGTGTTCTGGATACGGGAGTAGATTATGATCATCCAGATTTAAAGGACGCTTATAAAGGCGGATATGACTTTGTTGACAATGACAATGACCCAATGGAAGCAACATATGAAGATTGGAAGGATTCCAGTCAGCCGGAATTAAGTCAAGTAGGGTCAACTTATTACACTTCACACGGTACACATGTATCAGGAACCATTGTCGGACAGAACAAGAATGATAGTGAAGTATCAGTTGAGGGAGTAGCCCCTGATGCTGACCTATATGCTTATCGCGTACTTGGTCCATACGGAAGTGGGTCCTCTGAAGGGGTCATAGCAGGAATTGAAAAATCTGTAGTAGATGAGATGGATGTTATCAATCTATCACTTGGCGCCAGTATTAACAATCCTTATTATCCAACGAGCACTGCGTTAAATTATGCTGTCCTTAATGGAGTAACAGCTGTCGTATCAGCCGGAAATTCAGGATCTAATGATTTCACTCTTGGATCACCTGGAACAGCAGCACTGGCATTAACCGTTGGGGCAAGTGATGTACCGGCTTCACAAACCACTTTTACAGGAGAACTATCAGATGGATGGTCCACGGATATCATCAGCATGGCAAGAGGATTCGCTCACCAATTTGCCAGTTTAGAAGATAAGTCATTTGAATTAGTAGATGTAGGCTTAGGTAATATACAGGACTATGAAAATAAAGATGTCTACGGAAAGATTGCATTCGTACAACGGGGACAATTTGCTTTAAATGACAAAGTGAAGTTTGCTAAAGAAAATGGGGCTGAAGCGGTCATCATGTATAACAATGTGGAAGGTCACGTTGGTTATAATCTAGGCGAATCTACTCACTTTATTCCTGCTTTCTCCATGACCAAAAAAGCCGGGGAAGAGTTGAAAGATGCAATTGAGAATGGAGAAAACACTTTCACATTTAGTAACTTTGAAGAATCTTTCTCAGAAGGGGACAAGTTGGCAGATTTCAGTTCAAGAGGCCCTGTTAACAAAAACTATGATATGAAACCGGAAATCGTCGCACCAGGCGTAAGTGTTCTATCCACCTTCCCTTCCTATATGGTGAATCCAAAAAATCCGGAAGACTATAAATATGCTTATGCAAGATTGAATGGAACTTCAATGGCGTCTCCTTTTGCCGCTGGTGTGGCTGCGTTACTTCTGGGAGAGAATCATGACCTTGAACCGTCAGATATCAAAACAATCCTTATGAACTCCGCTGATCCATTAAACGAAGATTACAGTGTGTTTGAAGTCGGGGCGGGTAGAATCGATCCTTATCAAGCACTTCACAGTCAAACGAAGATACAAGTAAATGATGAAACATTGCTTCCAAACGGAGAAAACCTGATCACAGTCAAGGAACAAACCGGTGGCTTAAGCTTTGATAACCAGATCGTTTCAGAGGGTTCTCACATTCGGGTAAAAAAGACACTCGAATTCACAAACGAAAGTAGTAAGATAAAAACATACAACGTAGAAATTTTAGAAAATGTTCAAGAAGGAACCAATAGTCTGAAAGAAAACGGCGTACAGGTCAATGTTGACAAATCAATTAAGGTCAATGCCGGGAAGTCAAAGAAATCAAATGTATTCCTTACAATGCCGAAGACAGCAAAAAAAGGTATTTATGAAGGATACTTAGTCATTTCCAACAGCAATGATTCTAGTGAAAGCTACCGGGTTCCTTTCAGCGTGAAGAAATCAGAGGAAGGATTCAACTCACTGGATTTACTTACACCAGCAATTACGCCATCACATTATAATCATGCATATGATCAATACAGAACGACGACGGCATTGGTGTTATTCAATTTAAGTTCACCAGCTGACACGTTGGATGTCATCCTACAAGATGGTAAGTCTGGAGAGGAGCTGGGCTTGATCGGAACCCTGAATTTGAATGGAGCAGAAGACAACCGTGATTATTTCTTACAAGCCTTTAACGGTTACTACTACAAATTCACCGGAAATAAGAAGGATCCCGTTGCATCGGAAACGAGTATTGCCCAACCTGGTCATTATAAACTGAAATTCGTTTCAACCTTACCTAGCGGAAAACAGAGAATCATTATGCATGATTTGTTCATTGATATTGAAGCACCTGAAGTGAAAAGTTCACTCGACAGTGAATCTCCTTTCATTGAATACAAGCCGGGACAACAAACAGTGCCATTTGAAATGGAAGTGACAGATCCTAACGTTGAAGCTATGCAAAATGCCGGATTGGATATTGATCAATCTTCCAATTTCGCGGTTTACACCTATGGAGCTCCATTCCCTAACGGTCCTATCTATATGGATGAGAATGGGAAATGGAATGAAGAAGTAGAGATGAACGAAAATACCAAATCCCTTTCATTCAATCTGATTGGTTATGACGCCGCTGGGAATCAGGCGAAATGGAAGGAATACTTCTTCGTGAAAGAAGGTACTCCTGTTACGTATGCAAAACACAATGTAGAAACTGCGAGATCAGGAGATATTTTAACTGCTTCACTCGTGTTAGATAATCTTGATGGGGTGAAAGAAGCGACCTGGTCGTTTGATAATTCAGGAATACAACATGTATACCTTATTGAAGCGGCCTTAACAAATGAAGTAAGGGATTATGCATCCATTGAAGTGGATGGAAATCAAGTGAAAGTGAAATTCAATGAAAATAAAGCATTTGACCAAACAGAAGTGGTTGATGTAAAAGTGAAAGTCCAAGACGAATTATTCTATCCTATTGGATACATCAAACCTGCAGCTAAGATCATCAATGAAAACAATGAAGAGCAGACCTTGCTCAGTGCCGGTAATCGCTACAATCTAAAACCTGGATTTAACCGCGTTCAAGGAAACTTGATACCAGAAGGGTATCTTGTTGAAAGTGGAGGTTTTGCTGGATACAGAGACTGGGCGAAAGTAGGAGCTTCAATTAAGGTAACAAATCCTTCTGGGTATGAACTTGATGCTTCCGACTTGTTTAATGGGAATGCACGTTTTGAAATTGAGCCTCTACCGTTAAGTAATGATGCCTATACATTTGAAGTAAATGTTCCAGGACATTTTATTACAAAATACGATAAAGCATTCGGGTTTGAATACAAAGGGACATTATACGGTAAATCAGAAACTATCGGCATAAGTTTAGTAGGCGGGGATGTAAACCAAGACCATGTAATCGACATCCATGACGCTATTGCGATTCAGAAAGCATGGGGTACTGATGACCGTGCGGCAGATATCAATTTTGACACAGTAGTGAATGAGAAAGACTTGAGCTTTGTTGAGAAGAACTATTTGCAGCAAAATGAAGACGAAACGAATCCACCTGCACCTACCGATTCTTGGAATGGAAAGACATTGGAATCCATAAAAAAAGAATTAGGACTTTAA
- a CDS encoding MerR family DNA-binding transcriptional regulator — MITLIYTITQLAKEFNVTTRTVRYYEELNLLQPSRSESGRRIYSKSDITKLKLIFRGKRFGFSLDEIKEMVLLFDQDRTGRKQLERTIEYGTKRIEEVTTFIEELEAMRTEMEELRDEFARKLNETGETSD, encoded by the coding sequence ATGATTACTTTGATATACACGATAACTCAGTTGGCAAAGGAGTTTAACGTAACGACACGTACGGTAAGGTATTATGAGGAGCTTAATCTGTTGCAACCGTCAAGGAGCGAGTCAGGAAGGAGGATTTATTCAAAGAGTGATATCACGAAACTGAAATTGATTTTCAGGGGAAAGCGGTTCGGCTTCTCTTTGGATGAAATCAAAGAAATGGTTCTATTATTTGATCAGGATCGAACTGGAAGGAAGCAATTGGAACGCACGATTGAATATGGGACCAAACGAATCGAGGAGGTGACAACCTTTATTGAAGAGCTCGAAGCCATGAGAACAGAAATGGAAGAACTAAGGGATGAGTTTGCCAGAAAATTAAATGAGACAGGGGAGACATCAGATTGA
- a CDS encoding winged helix-turn-helix domain-containing protein, translated as MKPMFIIKEYDQLKALSDPFRVKLMIRLVEKPYTGQQLSEIFDLSRARIHYHLKELEKLGLIEIVKTEEKNGIVQKFYQSVASGFYPDSSMLPHKEEITETKRHMMYGMLDRTMARVLSAPPEAFDQAGPEDPTEWNILATSLELKVTEKQFKSFIDGYFKLIKEYQDIAKDNKSNPEATYYYLTAYGFQVHESEFENRIKKEEKDR; from the coding sequence ATGAAACCCATGTTCATCATTAAAGAATATGATCAACTCAAAGCACTCAGCGATCCGTTTCGAGTCAAACTTATGATTCGATTAGTTGAAAAACCCTATACCGGTCAACAGTTATCTGAAATATTCGATCTCTCAAGAGCTCGCATTCATTATCATTTAAAAGAATTAGAGAAACTCGGTTTGATCGAAATTGTTAAAACTGAAGAAAAGAATGGCATCGTCCAGAAATTTTATCAATCTGTTGCCAGCGGTTTTTATCCGGATTCAAGCATGCTTCCGCATAAAGAAGAAATTACCGAGACGAAGAGGCATATGATGTATGGAATGCTTGACAGGACAATGGCAAGAGTATTATCAGCACCACCAGAAGCCTTTGATCAAGCAGGTCCCGAAGATCCGACTGAATGGAATATTCTTGCTACTTCCTTAGAATTAAAAGTGACAGAAAAACAATTTAAGTCGTTTATTGATGGATATTTCAAGCTAATAAAAGAATATCAAGACATAGCAAAAGATAATAAATCGAATCCAGAAGCCACCTATTACTATCTTACAGCTTATGGTTTCCAAGTTCATGAATCTGAGTTTGAAAATAGAATAAAGAAAGAAGAAAAAGACCGTTAA
- a CDS encoding cation diffusion facilitator family transporter, translating into MDQEKYKQLKLGERGAIISILAYIALSIIKFIIGNTANSEALQADGLNNATDIVASVAVLIGLKYSRKPADLDHPYGHWKAESVASLIASFIMMIVGLQVLYNAIQSVFDGKTQSPDLLSAWTGVGAAIVMYLVYRYNKRLAEKINSQSLMAAAKDNLSDAWVSIGTVVGIVGAQFYLPWLDPLTAVFVGLLICKTAWNIFREASHYLTDGFDEQLIQTYEETIQTIPGVKGVKDIRGRNYGNNTVVDVVILVRSTLDIKQAHDISSVVEKELMKKHEVYDVHVHVEPN; encoded by the coding sequence GTGGATCAAGAAAAATATAAACAGTTAAAATTAGGTGAACGCGGAGCTATCATCAGTATCCTTGCATACATCGCATTATCAATAATAAAGTTTATCATTGGCAACACGGCCAATTCAGAAGCATTGCAGGCAGACGGCTTGAACAACGCAACAGATATTGTGGCTTCTGTTGCTGTACTTATTGGTCTGAAATATTCTAGAAAGCCTGCAGATCTGGATCATCCCTATGGTCATTGGAAAGCAGAAAGCGTTGCCTCTCTAATTGCCTCATTCATCATGATGATTGTAGGGCTTCAAGTACTATATAATGCCATACAGTCTGTATTTGACGGAAAAACCCAATCACCAGATCTTCTTTCAGCATGGACAGGGGTGGGTGCAGCTATCGTTATGTATCTGGTATATCGCTATAACAAAAGACTGGCTGAAAAAATAAACAGTCAATCCCTTATGGCTGCTGCCAAGGATAATCTTTCAGACGCATGGGTGAGTATAGGAACAGTAGTCGGAATTGTTGGGGCTCAATTCTATCTTCCTTGGTTAGACCCTCTGACGGCCGTTTTTGTAGGTCTCTTAATTTGTAAAACCGCATGGAATATTTTCCGGGAAGCTTCACACTATTTAACAGACGGATTTGATGAACAGTTGATTCAAACATATGAAGAGACCATTCAAACCATCCCAGGTGTAAAAGGGGTAAAAGATATACGGGGGAGAAACTATGGCAACAACACTGTCGTAGATGTAGTTATTTTAGTAAGATCAACACTTGATATAAAACAGGCCCATGATATTTCAAGCGTTGTAGAGAAAGAATTGATGAAGAAGCATGAAGTGTACGATGTGCATGTGCATGTGGAGCCGAATTAA
- a CDS encoding nucleoside hydrolase — protein sequence MQKVLLFADIGIDDTIALIYSYLSEEIELVGVVADYGNVPRSRAVSSVHYLMKQLNLIDQIPIIGGAEVPMTAEQPKFYPEIHGEYGLGPIKPGLYEGIIENFFEIIRLIEKYGDELIIVNVGRLTSLANMFILYQTLMNKVKKIYLMGGAFWVPGNVTAVSEANFHSDPIAVKIVLTYANNLTIIPLNVTDHAIVTPEMVDYIEYKGRSKLVKPLLDYYYGFYKKRNPLIKGSPVHDVITLMSAVNDDMFTFRNLPVHVVTSSTGIHRGQSIADIRPYIQFEETAKKHRIAFSFEYEMFFARFMNVMTGESFERKEE from the coding sequence ATGCAGAAGGTATTGTTATTTGCGGATATAGGAATCGATGATACCATTGCCTTGATCTATTCCTATCTGAGCGAAGAGATTGAACTGGTCGGGGTTGTTGCTGATTATGGAAATGTCCCAAGATCCCGTGCTGTGTCAAGTGTTCACTACCTTATGAAACAGTTGAACCTTATAGATCAGATTCCGATTATTGGCGGAGCAGAGGTGCCGATGACTGCAGAACAGCCTAAATTCTATCCTGAAATACATGGAGAATATGGACTTGGACCAATTAAGCCTGGTCTTTATGAGGGAATTATTGAAAATTTCTTTGAGATTATAAGATTGATAGAGAAATATGGGGATGAACTGATCATTGTAAATGTTGGAAGGCTGACATCCCTTGCGAATATGTTCATCTTATACCAGACTCTTATGAACAAAGTAAAAAAGATCTATCTTATGGGAGGAGCGTTCTGGGTACCCGGAAATGTAACGGCGGTATCTGAAGCAAACTTTCATTCCGATCCGATTGCAGTTAAGATTGTTTTGACATATGCGAATAATCTTACCATCATCCCTTTAAACGTAACTGACCATGCGATTGTAACCCCTGAAATGGTTGATTACATCGAGTATAAAGGTCGATCGAAGCTTGTTAAGCCCCTGTTGGACTATTACTATGGTTTTTATAAGAAGCGAAATCCATTGATTAAAGGAAGCCCTGTACATGATGTGATCACCCTCATGTCAGCAGTCAATGATGACATGTTCACGTTTCGAAATCTACCCGTTCATGTAGTGACTTCGAGCACTGGCATCCACCGTGGACAAAGTATTGCTGATATCAGACCGTATATTCAGTTTGAAGAAACAGCCAAAAAGCATCGGATTGCCTTTTCGTTCGAGTATGAGATGTTTTTCGCACGATTTATGAATGTGATGACCGGGGAATCATTTGAGAGAAAAGAGGAATGA
- a CDS encoding MFS transporter, producing MKELLMKNRNFASLFFGRLVTNMGDSIYYVAAMWLVYELGGSVFYTGLAGFLTLLPGTLQFLVGPLVDKWPIQKMLVRTQIIQAILVMLIPLAHFMGFLTVSFILIIMPIISALNQFTYPGQAAILPRIVRKDQLVKSNSLFSFAFQGVDLAFNALAGILITLVGAITLYMIDVVTFIAAAILFSLLKMKSETNSKEKQTVVVAFAEYKKDLIEGFSIVFKSHLAKFLLGSIVANFAIGSIYAILPAFADDRGGSEFYGLYLAAISGGALIGAIGATWFERYPLGKLTIVLFFLGGTTWMISGFIPMNSLSIILFGLSWIPIGATNVIIGSALQSIVPQHLLGRIFSVTSSLGAMAMPFGSLIGGYLAEIFSSTSIYIGSAGGILFISLVWILNKTLRSLPHTSKLNPAEVGLANESVTASS from the coding sequence ATGAAAGAATTATTAATGAAAAACCGTAATTTTGCCTCATTGTTCTTTGGGAGATTGGTGACGAATATGGGAGATAGTATCTATTATGTGGCTGCCATGTGGCTTGTTTATGAGCTGGGAGGAAGTGTCTTTTACACAGGGTTAGCCGGATTCCTTACGTTATTGCCCGGAACATTACAGTTTCTTGTAGGACCTCTGGTTGATAAATGGCCGATTCAGAAAATGCTGGTCAGAACCCAAATCATTCAAGCAATCCTGGTTATGTTAATACCATTGGCACATTTTATGGGGTTTTTAACTGTTTCGTTCATACTCATCATCATGCCGATCATTTCTGCTCTTAACCAATTCACCTACCCTGGGCAGGCAGCCATCCTTCCAAGAATCGTCAGAAAAGATCAACTTGTCAAAAGTAATTCCCTGTTTTCCTTTGCCTTTCAGGGGGTGGATCTTGCCTTCAATGCCCTTGCCGGAATCCTCATCACCTTAGTTGGCGCAATTACACTCTATATGATAGACGTTGTCACGTTTATTGCAGCAGCCATTTTGTTCAGTCTTCTCAAAATGAAGTCCGAAACGAATTCAAAAGAAAAACAAACTGTAGTCGTAGCCTTTGCAGAATATAAGAAAGATCTAATTGAAGGTTTTTCAATCGTATTCAAATCCCATCTCGCAAAATTTTTATTAGGGTCAATCGTTGCAAACTTTGCCATCGGGTCAATCTATGCCATTTTGCCGGCATTTGCTGATGACAGAGGTGGCTCAGAATTTTATGGTCTTTATTTAGCAGCCATTTCAGGAGGTGCATTGATCGGAGCCATTGGAGCAACCTGGTTTGAACGCTATCCATTAGGAAAGCTTACGATTGTATTATTCTTCTTGGGTGGCACTACTTGGATGATTTCAGGTTTTATTCCTATGAATAGCTTAAGCATTATTTTATTCGGTTTATCATGGATTCCCATTGGTGCCACTAATGTCATCATAGGGTCCGCTCTTCAATCAATCGTTCCACAGCATCTGCTCGGAAGAATTTTCTCTGTCACATCATCTTTAGGGGCCATGGCCATGCCGTTCGGGTCCCTTATTGGCGGCTATCTAGCTGAAATATTTAGCAGCACTTCTATATACATTGGGAGTGCTGGTGGGATTTTATTTATTTCCCTCGTATGGATCTTAAACAAAACCTTACGCTCCCTTCCACACACCTCAAAGCTTAATCCAGCGGAAGTAGGCTTGGCAAATGAGAGTGTAACGGCTTCATCATAA
- a CDS encoding acyl-CoA dehydrogenase family protein → MKKIENFYREDPHFKELMKQCLDKDFFGWADQELDAFGELCAGEIDERAAHTDREGQPRLIKYNRLGEEISEIWVNEGYKKTVKQTYDKGIVGYIHKDIPVLGHKGNYVYSYAQGYLLSQAEPGFYCPVTLSMASALLLEKYASDQVKKRFLPNVLSTGEVELYEGATFLTERQGGSDVGANDTKAVKNGDTYQLFGEKYFASNSGMCGVTMVLARIDGSGEGTKGLSLFAVPWRNDDGSLNGIHIRRLKDKLGVRAVPSAEVEFDGAEAYLVGEPNRGIYYMMEALNLSRVCNAVASIGIMRRAYLEARNYAFYREAFGQTLTQYPMIKETLSRLASKQEVETSAVFHLVHLFDRVVSDDIPTTEEESVLNRLLIAILKKESAEQAIHFSHEAIEMHGGNGYIEDFVLPRLLRDAQVLTVWEGTANILGLEVLRLMNKHRAHEYFLGKMKEELSNLPEKLLLFSTPVTEGIAKLEQLLEKLAVGDVDTQTYHSKRIAELMANIFESVIALKDAHTMGGDRKRMIAEVFIEHTWKQTEWIDEEMKSVQYFDDIVSVNIRV, encoded by the coding sequence ATGAAAAAAATTGAAAACTTCTATCGGGAAGATCCTCATTTCAAAGAACTCATGAAGCAATGTCTGGATAAAGATTTTTTCGGCTGGGCTGACCAAGAGCTGGACGCATTCGGTGAATTGTGTGCAGGGGAAATTGATGAACGAGCCGCACATACCGACCGTGAAGGGCAGCCAAGACTGATCAAATACAATCGATTGGGAGAAGAAATTTCTGAAATCTGGGTGAATGAAGGATATAAAAAAACTGTGAAACAAACCTATGACAAGGGAATAGTAGGTTATATCCATAAGGACATTCCTGTGCTCGGCCATAAAGGAAACTATGTATATTCTTATGCACAAGGCTATCTATTATCACAAGCAGAGCCAGGATTCTATTGTCCTGTCACCCTTTCCATGGCTTCTGCCCTGCTACTTGAAAAATACGCATCCGATCAGGTGAAAAAGAGATTCTTGCCTAATGTCCTTTCAACAGGAGAAGTTGAATTATATGAGGGGGCTACATTCTTAACGGAACGGCAAGGTGGTTCCGATGTTGGTGCCAATGATACAAAAGCAGTGAAAAATGGTGATACTTATCAGCTATTTGGTGAAAAATATTTTGCATCCAACTCTGGGATGTGCGGAGTGACCATGGTGCTTGCCCGTATCGATGGTTCTGGCGAAGGAACGAAAGGACTCAGTCTGTTTGCGGTTCCTTGGAGGAACGACGATGGTTCACTGAATGGCATTCATATTAGAAGATTGAAAGATAAACTGGGTGTCCGGGCGGTCCCATCAGCAGAAGTGGAATTCGATGGAGCTGAAGCCTATCTTGTAGGAGAACCGAATCGTGGCATATATTATATGATGGAGGCATTGAATCTTTCCCGCGTCTGCAATGCCGTTGCCTCGATTGGAATCATGAGAAGAGCCTATCTAGAAGCAAGAAATTATGCATTCTACCGTGAAGCATTCGGTCAGACATTGACCCAATATCCGATGATCAAAGAAACTTTGTCTCGTCTTGCATCCAAGCAGGAAGTAGAAACGAGTGCAGTATTTCATCTCGTTCATTTATTTGATCGCGTCGTATCAGATGATATCCCGACGACAGAGGAAGAGTCAGTCCTAAATAGATTACTTATTGCGATTTTGAAAAAGGAATCAGCTGAACAAGCGATTCATTTCTCCCACGAAGCCATTGAAATGCACGGAGGAAATGGATACATCGAAGATTTTGTATTGCCTCGCTTACTTAGGGATGCCCAAGTATTGACGGTGTGGGAAGGAACAGCGAATATTTTGGGACTTGAAGTATTAAGGTTAATGAATAAACATCGCGCTCATGAGTACTTTTTGGGGAAGATGAAAGAAGAGTTATCCAATTTGCCAGAAAAACTTCTGTTGTTTAGCACCCCAGTTACAGAAGGTATAGCAAAACTAGAACAATTATTGGAAAAATTAGCAGTAGGGGACGTCGACACGCAAACGTATCATTCAAAACGAATCGCTGAGTTAATGGCAAATATATTCGAAAGTGTCATCGCACTTAAGGATGCCCATACAATGGGTGGAGATAGGAAGCGGATGATTGCTGAAGTATTTATCGAGCATACATGGAAACAAACTGAATGGATTGATGAAGAAATGAAATCAGTTCAATATTTTGACGATATTGTTAGTGTAAATATACGAGTGTAA